A genome region from Glutamicibacter arilaitensis Re117 includes the following:
- a CDS encoding MarR family winged helix-turn-helix transcriptional regulator, protein MSSFRASGYWYDEGSSVPQAVDLLNLMRRYREAERSMRAQTRGSMGMNETDMSALRFLLAAHRKGKILRQRDFAEELCISNASVSALIDRLCRDGYADRVAHPADRRSVGIVPTEYSDTEVRGTLHKMHERMIEAAGTLSESERLATAKFLNAMIRSVQITDEPGHSALRDSTMPQSTASSRQGHGT, encoded by the coding sequence ATGAGCAGTTTTAGAGCCAGCGGGTATTGGTACGACGAGGGCAGCTCGGTGCCCCAGGCCGTTGATTTGCTTAATCTCATGCGCAGGTACCGTGAGGCAGAGCGGAGCATGCGAGCACAGACTCGCGGTTCGATGGGAATGAACGAAACCGACATGTCTGCGCTCCGATTCCTGCTGGCAGCCCATCGCAAAGGCAAGATTCTCCGCCAGCGTGACTTCGCTGAAGAATTGTGCATCTCGAATGCATCTGTTTCGGCTTTGATCGACCGATTGTGCCGTGATGGCTACGCAGATCGTGTTGCACATCCCGCAGATCGTCGGTCCGTGGGCATCGTGCCCACCGAATACAGTGATACAGAAGTACGCGGAACGCTGCATAAGATGCACGAGCGAATGATCGAGGCGGCCGGTACGCTTTCCGAGAGCGAGCGTCTTGCCACGGCAAAATTTTTGAATGCCATGATCCGCAGTGTTCAGATCACTGATGAGCCAGGGCATTCCGCTCTGCGCGACTCAACGATGCCGCAGAGCACTGCATCTTCTCGGCAGGGGCATGGCACATAG
- a CDS encoding glycosyltransferase, with protein MGRGLAGMAVIIPAHDEQERLGCCLDSVRAAMDHLAGACPQVEAMAIVVADSCSDGTAQIARRHISEDPRISLQQVGYGNVGASRAAGARYALAGLGERMDPGSIWLASTDADTSVPENWLAGFAELHARGADAVVGTVQPDRGELDEDLFNLWQQAYHPVEGHGHIHGANFGVSAAAYLGVGGFEPLAAHEDVALVTSLRRAGYRVQATARMQVLTSGRLHGRLREGFADYLAGLDHQMLRAR; from the coding sequence ATGGGTAGGGGCCTGGCGGGGATGGCGGTGATCATCCCGGCCCATGATGAACAAGAGCGCCTGGGCTGCTGCTTGGATTCGGTGCGCGCGGCTATGGACCATCTGGCCGGTGCCTGCCCGCAGGTCGAGGCGATGGCCATTGTGGTTGCCGACAGCTGCAGCGATGGCACCGCGCAGATTGCCCGCCGGCATATCAGCGAAGACCCGCGGATCAGCTTGCAGCAGGTTGGCTACGGCAATGTCGGAGCCAGCCGGGCGGCCGGCGCACGCTACGCGCTGGCTGGCTTGGGTGAGCGGATGGATCCCGGTTCCATCTGGCTGGCCAGCACCGATGCGGATACTTCCGTCCCCGAGAACTGGCTGGCGGGCTTTGCCGAGCTTCACGCCAGGGGAGCAGATGCGGTGGTTGGAACCGTGCAGCCGGATCGCGGGGAACTCGATGAGGACCTTTTCAACCTGTGGCAGCAGGCCTACCATCCGGTCGAAGGGCATGGGCACATCCACGGGGCGAACTTCGGGGTGAGCGCCGCTGCCTATCTGGGGGTCGGGGGCTTCGAGCCGCTGGCGGCCCATGAGGACGTGGCGCTGGTGACGTCCTTGCGCCGCGCCGGTTACCGGGTGCAGGCCACGGCCCGGATGCAGGTACTGACCTCGGGGCGCTTGCACGGCCGGTTGCGCGAAGGTTTTGCCGACTACCTGGCCGGGTTGGATCACCAGATGCTGCGCGCCCGCTAG
- a CDS encoding BAR domain-containing protein, giving the protein MPRKHIDVSVSHDEFEDLNNALEDHRDSFKQMAEEAIGGFGLEPEYWAGRAQEVERLRKTVHERSTEEREPQEGADPGSARGHDFESDSRE; this is encoded by the coding sequence ATGCCTCGAAAGCATATTGATGTCAGCGTCAGTCACGATGAGTTCGAAGATCTGAATAACGCTTTGGAAGACCATCGCGATAGTTTCAAGCAAATGGCTGAGGAAGCAATCGGCGGTTTCGGCTTAGAGCCCGAATATTGGGCAGGCCGGGCGCAGGAAGTCGAACGCCTGCGCAAGACGGTTCATGAACGCAGCACCGAGGAACGCGAACCGCAGGAGGGTGCCGATCCTGGTTCAGCACGAGGCCATGATTTCGAGTCCGATTCCCGCGAATAA
- a CDS encoding IS4-like element ISAar21 family transposase yields MARSGWMKPVEPTRLSDHVSLGVLAKVFPPSLVNEVVTKVGAGEQRSRLLPAWMMVYYVMALALHAAASYEEVMRNLLGGLQWISHRTSEWSMPTKAAIFKARTRLGAPVMIELFDQAAKPFGLQTPRGFLAGLRLVSVDGTTMDLADTPANERAYGRPGTNTEFKSAFPQARLLGLVECSTHAIIGAVTGPYTTAENDMYPGLHHKLDSSMLLMADRGFFSYRSFKDSAATGAQLLWRVRGNMVLPVHEEFEDGSYLSAVYEGTKERRNNVDPIRVRVVEYAVGDGEKTSEFRLLTTILDPGIASARELAEAYAKRWEIELCFKEMKTHQRGPSVVLRSKTPEGVLQEIYGYLCAHYALRTLIGEVAAEFDEDPLRISFTRTLRAARRSMATRPGFYP; encoded by the coding sequence ATGGCACGCAGCGGATGGATGAAACCCGTAGAACCAACACGACTTTCGGACCACGTCTCCTTAGGCGTACTAGCGAAGGTTTTCCCGCCTTCGCTGGTCAACGAGGTGGTCACCAAAGTCGGCGCCGGCGAGCAGCGCTCACGCCTGCTGCCCGCGTGGATGATGGTCTACTACGTGATGGCCCTGGCCTTGCATGCTGCAGCTTCCTACGAGGAGGTCATGCGCAACCTGCTCGGCGGTCTGCAATGGATTTCCCACCGTACTAGCGAATGGAGCATGCCTACCAAAGCAGCCATTTTCAAGGCCCGTACCCGTCTGGGCGCACCGGTGATGATCGAGCTGTTCGACCAGGCAGCCAAGCCCTTCGGGCTTCAAACCCCACGGGGGTTCCTGGCCGGGTTGCGCCTGGTCAGTGTGGACGGGACGACCATGGACCTTGCTGATACGCCCGCCAACGAGCGGGCCTACGGACGACCGGGAACGAACACCGAATTCAAGAGCGCTTTCCCTCAAGCACGACTCCTGGGACTGGTGGAATGCTCCACGCACGCCATTATCGGCGCGGTGACCGGGCCTTACACTACCGCGGAAAACGACATGTATCCCGGGCTGCACCACAAGCTGGATTCGAGCATGCTTCTGATGGCTGACCGCGGTTTCTTCAGCTACCGATCTTTCAAGGACAGTGCCGCAACCGGAGCCCAATTGCTCTGGCGGGTGCGCGGAAACATGGTCCTTCCCGTGCATGAGGAATTCGAAGACGGCTCGTACCTTTCTGCCGTCTACGAAGGGACCAAGGAACGCCGGAACAACGTGGATCCCATCCGCGTGCGTGTGGTGGAATACGCGGTCGGTGACGGAGAGAAGACCAGTGAATTCCGGTTGCTCACCACAATCTTGGATCCCGGTATCGCCTCGGCGCGCGAGCTGGCCGAGGCTTATGCGAAGCGATGGGAGATTGAGTTGTGCTTCAAGGAAATGAAAACCCATCAGCGCGGGCCTTCGGTGGTGCTGCGGTCGAAAACCCCTGAGGGCGTCCTTCAGGAAATCTATGGGTACCTTTGCGCTCACTATGCGCTGCGCACGTTGATTGGCGAGGTAGCTGCAGAGTTTGACGAGGATCCGTTGCGGATCTCATTCACCCGTACGTTACGGGCCGCCCGGCGTTCGATGGCCACGCGGCCCGGTTTTTACCCCTGA
- a CDS encoding phytoene desaturase family protein: MKTGKANIVGAGPNGLIAAAVLAEQGWDVQVFERNPHPGGAAASGSTLGEGTIADLGAAAHPFAYGSRAFAHFDLAGHGLEWDFHDYPLAHPLDDADSVFLHQDLEATMEQFPSDARAWRLLHEPLVRNAQKILDNATSPLLGIPPHPILMARFGLRALPPAKVLGAAAFRTKQAAALFAGSSAHSMLPLSHPFTSGFGVLFGALGQSWGWPVARAGTGSIIEALLRVLDDLGVQIHTGHQITSLAQLPEAQLTFLDLTPRQVLQLAGNQLPGNLRRRFERWRYGTAAYKVDYLLDGPIPWRDPRTSQAGTVHVIGDAARLAEAEHQVGSGRMPDRPFVMVVQPSSADASRAPAGQHVIWSYAHVPQGYGGDAGALIDAQIERFAPGFRDRIMHRVDTGPAQLQAWDPNLVGGDIGGGSLAGTQQFFRPTPSLNPYSLGVPGLYLCSSSTPPGGGVHGMAGWNAAHRALDDLRKN; encoded by the coding sequence TTGAAGACCGGCAAGGCGAATATTGTCGGCGCCGGACCCAATGGGCTGATCGCCGCGGCAGTGCTGGCCGAACAGGGCTGGGATGTCCAGGTCTTCGAGCGCAATCCGCATCCCGGCGGAGCGGCGGCTTCTGGCAGCACCTTGGGCGAGGGCACCATCGCGGATCTGGGTGCGGCGGCCCACCCCTTCGCCTATGGCAGCCGCGCTTTCGCGCATTTCGACTTGGCTGGCCATGGGCTGGAATGGGATTTCCACGACTATCCGCTGGCCCACCCGCTTGACGACGCTGATTCGGTGTTCCTGCATCAGGATCTGGAAGCAACCATGGAGCAGTTCCCATCCGATGCGCGGGCCTGGCGGTTGCTGCATGAGCCGCTGGTGCGCAACGCACAGAAGATTCTGGATAATGCCACCAGCCCGCTGCTGGGCATCCCGCCGCATCCGATCCTGATGGCCCGGTTCGGGCTGCGCGCCTTGCCTCCGGCCAAGGTGCTGGGCGCGGCGGCTTTCAGGACTAAGCAGGCCGCGGCGCTGTTCGCCGGATCCAGTGCGCACTCCATGCTGCCGCTGTCCCATCCGTTCACCTCGGGCTTCGGCGTGCTCTTTGGAGCCTTGGGCCAGTCCTGGGGCTGGCCAGTGGCACGGGCAGGAACCGGGAGCATCATCGAGGCACTGCTGCGGGTGCTCGATGATCTGGGCGTGCAGATCCATACCGGGCACCAGATCACCAGCCTCGCCCAGCTCCCCGAGGCGCAGCTTACCTTCTTGGATCTCACCCCACGCCAGGTGCTGCAGCTCGCTGGCAACCAGCTGCCCGGAAACCTGCGCCGGCGGTTCGAGCGCTGGCGCTACGGCACCGCGGCCTACAAGGTGGACTACCTGCTCGATGGCCCAATCCCCTGGCGCGATCCGCGCACTTCGCAGGCCGGCACGGTGCATGTGATCGGTGACGCCGCGCGGCTGGCCGAGGCCGAGCACCAGGTCGGATCCGGGCGCATGCCCGATCGCCCGTTCGTGATGGTGGTCCAGCCTTCAAGCGCTGATGCTTCCCGTGCCCCGGCCGGCCAGCATGTCATCTGGTCCTATGCCCATGTGCCCCAGGGCTATGGCGGGGATGCCGGAGCGCTGATCGATGCGCAGATCGAGCGGTTCGCGCCGGGCTTCAGGGATCGGATCATGCACCGGGTGGACACCGGCCCGGCGCAGTTGCAGGCGTGGGATCCGAATCTGGTGGGCGGGGATATCGGCGGCGGTTCGCTAGCCGGCACCCAGCAGTTCTTCCGCCCCACCCCTTCGCTCAATCCCTATTCGCTGGGCGTGCCGGGACTGTACCTGTGCTCTTCCTCCACTCCTCCGGGCGGTGGAGTGCACGGCATGGCTGGCTGGAATGCGGCGCACCGTGCGCTGGACGACCTGCGCAAAAACTGA
- the ffh gene encoding signal recognition particle protein: MFNSLSDRLTATFKNLRGKGRLTEADIDGTAREIRRALLDADVAVPVVRGFVAQVKERALGAEVSESLNPGQQVVKIVNEELVGILGGETRRLNLAKNPPTVIMLAGLQGAGKTTLAGKLAKHLKAEGHTPMLVACDLQRPNAVKQLQINGERAGVPVYAPHPGVSSEFDTPTGDPVTVARDGVAEAKAKLHDIVIVDTAGRLGVDTEMMAQAANIRAAINPDEVLFVIDAMIGQDAVNTAQAFHEGVDFTGVVLSKLDGDARGGAALSVASVTGKPVMFASTGENLDDFEIFHPDRMASRILDMGDVMTLIEQAEKNWDKTEAERMAKKFADQEDFTLDDFLAQMAQIKKMGSMKKLLGMMPGAQISRQQLEQFDERQIDRVEAIVRSMTQHERVAPKIINGSRRARIAKGSGVSVSEVNQMLERFAEAQKMMKKMAAGGGIPGMPGAGKGAARKAKAKGKGKKQQKFGNPAKAAQAELEAKNKKAAAPTGASFGQGANQDFDPSSLNLPAGFEKYLGNK, encoded by the coding sequence GTGTTCAATTCACTTTCCGATCGCCTGACAGCAACCTTCAAGAACCTGCGCGGCAAGGGCCGCCTGACTGAAGCGGATATCGACGGTACCGCACGCGAGATCCGTCGCGCCCTGCTTGACGCCGACGTTGCCGTACCGGTGGTCCGCGGCTTCGTAGCCCAGGTGAAGGAACGCGCCTTGGGCGCCGAGGTTTCCGAGTCGCTGAACCCGGGCCAGCAGGTCGTCAAGATCGTCAACGAGGAACTCGTTGGCATCCTCGGTGGCGAAACCCGCCGCCTGAACCTGGCCAAGAACCCTCCAACGGTGATCATGCTCGCCGGCCTGCAGGGTGCCGGCAAGACCACCCTGGCCGGCAAGCTGGCCAAGCACCTGAAGGCTGAGGGGCACACCCCGATGCTGGTGGCCTGTGACCTCCAGCGTCCCAACGCAGTCAAGCAGCTGCAGATCAACGGCGAACGCGCCGGCGTTCCGGTCTACGCACCGCACCCGGGCGTCTCCTCGGAATTCGACACCCCCACCGGGGATCCGGTAACCGTAGCCCGCGACGGTGTCGCCGAGGCCAAGGCCAAGCTGCATGACATCGTCATCGTGGATACCGCCGGCCGCTTGGGCGTGGACACCGAGATGATGGCCCAGGCCGCGAACATCCGCGCCGCCATCAACCCGGATGAAGTGCTCTTCGTCATCGATGCGATGATCGGCCAGGACGCGGTCAACACCGCCCAGGCTTTCCATGAAGGCGTGGACTTCACCGGCGTCGTGCTCTCCAAGCTTGATGGCGATGCCCGTGGCGGTGCGGCGCTGTCGGTAGCTTCGGTCACCGGCAAGCCAGTGATGTTCGCCTCCACCGGCGAGAACCTGGACGACTTCGAGATCTTCCACCCGGACCGCATGGCTTCGCGCATCCTGGACATGGGCGACGTGATGACGCTCATCGAGCAGGCCGAGAAGAACTGGGACAAGACCGAAGCCGAGCGCATGGCGAAGAAATTCGCCGACCAGGAAGACTTCACCCTGGACGACTTCCTGGCCCAGATGGCCCAGATCAAGAAGATGGGCTCGATGAAGAAGCTGCTGGGCATGATGCCCGGCGCGCAGATCTCCCGCCAGCAGCTCGAGCAGTTCGACGAACGCCAGATCGACCGCGTTGAGGCCATCGTCCGTTCGATGACCCAGCACGAGCGCGTGGCTCCTAAGATCATCAACGGCTCGCGCCGCGCGCGTATCGCCAAGGGTTCGGGCGTTTCGGTCTCCGAGGTGAACCAGATGCTGGAGCGTTTCGCCGAAGCGCAGAAGATGATGAAGAAGATGGCTGCCGGCGGCGGCATCCCGGGCATGCCGGGGGCCGGCAAGGGCGCTGCCCGCAAGGCGAAGGCCAAGGGCAAGGGCAAGAAGCAGCAGAAGTTCGGCAACCCGGCCAAGGCCGCGCAGGCCGAGCTGGAGGCCAAGAACAAGAAGGCCGCAGCACCTACCGGAGCTTCCTTCGGCCAAGGTGCCAACCAGGACTTTGATCCTTCAAGCCTGAACCTTCCAGCAGGCTTCGAGAAGTACTTGGGCAATAAGTAG
- a CDS encoding esterase/lipase family protein: MEKTALASTLARRTELAAAWAQDYLYAGAWQLRSMLPAASAKRLRTGGVSRLQPVVLIPGIWEPWKFMFPLAEVLRQAGHSVHVIPQLGYNRGSVPQMAEVVSDYLQQMQLEDAVLVAHSKGGLIGKYLMAASLQGYRVNKMIAISTPFSGSRYARYAPIRSLRSLSPNDLGLLKLSANLSVNAKIISIYSSFDPHIPGGCDLAGATNIKLPTLGHFRLLSDVRLHHAVLKHLAPPASLER; encoded by the coding sequence GTGGAGAAAACCGCCCTGGCCAGTACTCTTGCCCGGCGAACCGAGCTGGCCGCGGCATGGGCGCAGGACTACTTGTACGCCGGAGCCTGGCAGCTGCGCTCCATGTTGCCGGCCGCATCCGCCAAGCGCCTGCGCACTGGCGGCGTATCCCGTCTCCAACCGGTGGTGCTGATCCCCGGGATCTGGGAACCCTGGAAATTCATGTTCCCGCTGGCCGAAGTGCTGCGCCAAGCAGGGCACAGCGTGCATGTCATCCCGCAGCTGGGGTACAACCGTGGCTCGGTACCGCAGATGGCCGAGGTGGTTTCGGACTATCTTCAACAGATGCAGCTGGAAGATGCTGTGCTGGTAGCGCATAGCAAAGGCGGGCTGATCGGCAAGTACCTGATGGCCGCCTCGCTGCAGGGCTACCGGGTCAATAAAATGATTGCCATCAGCACCCCGTTCTCCGGGTCGCGCTATGCGCGCTACGCCCCCATCCGTTCCTTGCGCTCGCTATCCCCCAACGACCTGGGATTGCTCAAGCTCTCGGCTAACTTGAGCGTGAATGCGAAGATCATCTCCATCTACAGCAGCTTCGACCCGCATATCCCAGGTGGCTGCGACCTAGCCGGTGCCACCAATATCAAACTGCCCACACTGGGCCACTTCCGCCTGCTTTCCGATGTCCGCCTGCACCATGCAGTACTCAAGCATTTGGCGCCTCCGGCATCCCTGGAGCGCTGA